A genomic region of Spodoptera frugiperda isolate SF20-4 chromosome 31, AGI-APGP_CSIRO_Sfru_2.0, whole genome shotgun sequence contains the following coding sequences:
- the LOC118276406 gene encoding PRADC1-like protein isoform X1 gives MRFKMKLNSIKRLLPLYSSILLTIFISVVSPGANDLHFHDGVSTADIIYGDVFFEILDPPELRYSYRIRPAKDFGTPFNESIQFQDARLVPTNPLHSCVDLTNQDDIVGQIALSERGGCSFVFKTAKAQQAGARAIIITESVDKWDDSLDHLIEMVDDKMDQDVNIPAAYLLGRSGTTILRTLRKLKKDYAIVNLPINLTHVPIGKMNQPPWISWVL, from the exons ATGCGATTTAAAATGAaacttaattcaataaaacGATTACTGCCTTTATATTCTAGTATACTACTTACTATATTTATAAGTGTCGTGTCACCTGGTG CAAATGATTTACACTTCCATGACGGCGTTTCTACAGCAGACATTATTTATGGAGACGTATTTTTCGAAATACTAGATCCTCCGGAACTTAGGTATTCATATCGAATTAGACCGGCGAAAGATTTTGGTACGCctttt AATGAGAGTATACAGTTTCAAGATGCACGGTTGGTTCCAACAAATCCACTGCATAGTTGTGTTGACCTAACGAATCAAGATGACATTGTCGGTCAAATCGCGCTCTCAGAAAGAGG GGGATGTTCATTTGTCTTCAAAACGGCAAAAGCACAGCAGGCTGGAGCCAGAGCCATTATAATTACAGAGTCAGTAGACAAATGGGATGACTCTCTGGACCATCTTATTGAGATGGTAGATGATAA GATGGACCAAGATGTGAATATACCAGCAGCTTATCTCCTGGGTCGAAGTGGTACCACTATACTTCGCacattaagaaaattaaaaaaagactaTGCCATTGTCAATCTGCCAATAAATTTGACCCATGTGCCAATTGGTAAGATGAACCAGCCCCCATGGATTTCATG ggttttataa
- the LOC118276406 gene encoding PRADC1-like protein isoform X2: MRFKMKLNSIKRLLPLYSSILLTIFISVVSPGANDLHFHDGVSTADIIYGDVFFEILDPPELRYSYRIRPAKDFGTPFNESIQFQDARLVPTNPLHSCVDLTNQDDIVGQIALSERGGCSFVFKTAKAQQAGARAIIITESVDKWDDSLDHLIEMVDDKMDQDVNIPAAYLLGRSGTTILRTLRKLKKDYAIVNLPINLTHVPIGKMNQPPWISW; encoded by the exons ATGCGATTTAAAATGAaacttaattcaataaaacGATTACTGCCTTTATATTCTAGTATACTACTTACTATATTTATAAGTGTCGTGTCACCTGGTG CAAATGATTTACACTTCCATGACGGCGTTTCTACAGCAGACATTATTTATGGAGACGTATTTTTCGAAATACTAGATCCTCCGGAACTTAGGTATTCATATCGAATTAGACCGGCGAAAGATTTTGGTACGCctttt AATGAGAGTATACAGTTTCAAGATGCACGGTTGGTTCCAACAAATCCACTGCATAGTTGTGTTGACCTAACGAATCAAGATGACATTGTCGGTCAAATCGCGCTCTCAGAAAGAGG GGGATGTTCATTTGTCTTCAAAACGGCAAAAGCACAGCAGGCTGGAGCCAGAGCCATTATAATTACAGAGTCAGTAGACAAATGGGATGACTCTCTGGACCATCTTATTGAGATGGTAGATGATAA GATGGACCAAGATGTGAATATACCAGCAGCTTATCTCCTGGGTCGAAGTGGTACCACTATACTTCGCacattaagaaaattaaaaaaagactaTGCCATTGTCAATCTGCCAATAAATTTGACCCATGTGCCAATTGGTAAGATGAACCAGCCCCCATGGATTTCATGGTAA